A genomic window from uncultured Fibrobacter sp. includes:
- a CDS encoding Maf family protein: MEITNKITDLKPSAFDEVVLASGSPRRREILSQIGMKFRVVVSNDEESPKSNNPLDFPRENASAKALSVSAKEHDSLVLGFDTLVFLDGEPLGKPGTPEKALEMLKRLNGRSHKVITGVAVAWNGAILSATEEETEVFFRNNTLQELEDYVNSKDPMDKAGAYGIQTQGARLISGIRGCYYNVVGLPVARLLDVLGRLKEKT, translated from the coding sequence ATGGAAATTACAAACAAAATAACAGATTTGAAGCCGTCCGCTTTTGACGAAGTCGTGCTTGCGAGCGGCTCTCCCCGCCGCAGGGAAATTCTCTCGCAAATCGGGATGAAGTTTAGGGTGGTTGTTTCCAATGACGAAGAATCCCCCAAGTCGAATAATCCTCTGGATTTTCCGCGTGAAAATGCGAGCGCAAAAGCGCTTTCGGTTTCGGCCAAGGAGCACGATTCTTTGGTGTTGGGCTTTGACACCCTGGTTTTTCTGGACGGCGAGCCTCTCGGCAAGCCCGGAACCCCCGAAAAGGCCCTGGAAATGCTCAAACGTTTGAACGGCCGGTCCCATAAAGTGATTACCGGGGTGGCTGTAGCCTGGAATGGAGCCATTCTCAGCGCTACAGAAGAGGAAACGGAGGTGTTTTTCAGGAACAACACCTTACAAGAACTCGAAGATTATGTAAATTCTAAAGACCCGATGGATAAAGCGGGGGCTTACGGCATCCAGACGCAGGGTGCGAGGCTCATTAGCGGAATCCGAGGGTGTTACTACAACGTTGTCGGGTTGCCGGTAGCCCGGCTCCTGGATGTTTTGGGAAGGTTGAAGGAAAAAACATGA
- a CDS encoding helix-turn-helix domain-containing protein, producing MIPVEDKRTDESLGAYFARVREAHSLTVEKLSAETKISVKHITSIEKSDWKAFPVEAYLRSYLNSLCSKLGLETKKVMEWYTKESGSQYMNVSLDTAITSTISPMAEENVKKHSKAIPIVIILLGLGFLAAMHFMDQLGRFDESGDAAKSDSAVVDESENVTPSEIPEGAEAVPADSLRADSIAAAKKDSAERNGSVSQAVVDEAIKKSDRPASATIFISSTSKKEDKAEQPASNDGNTRFELIGSGNARTWIGLKHHDEDDAFLKESNISVAGTKMVYNTKDTILVIIGEPRAIAKMILNGVETPLPEMQFGRVTRFHVYDGKIVRRGN from the coding sequence ATGATTCCTGTTGAAGATAAACGTACTGACGAATCTTTAGGTGCCTATTTTGCGCGTGTCCGCGAGGCACATTCCCTGACTGTCGAAAAACTTTCTGCCGAGACAAAGATTTCGGTCAAGCATATCACTTCTATAGAAAAGAGTGATTGGAAGGCGTTCCCTGTCGAAGCCTATTTGCGTAGTTATTTGAACTCTCTTTGCTCCAAACTTGGCCTGGAAACCAAGAAGGTGATGGAGTGGTATACGAAGGAAAGTGGATCCCAGTATATGAACGTATCTCTAGATACGGCAATAACTTCCACGATTTCACCCATGGCCGAGGAGAACGTGAAAAAGCATAGCAAGGCGATTCCTATCGTCATCATTTTGCTTGGTCTTGGGTTCTTGGCCGCAATGCATTTCATGGACCAGCTAGGCCGGTTCGACGAGTCTGGCGATGCCGCCAAGAGTGATTCTGCTGTTGTCGACGAGTCCGAAAATGTCACTCCGTCCGAAATTCCTGAGGGTGCTGAGGCTGTTCCTGCAGATTCCCTGCGCGCCGATTCCATCGCTGCTGCCAAGAAGGATTCTGCCGAACGCAACGGCTCGGTGAGTCAGGCTGTCGTGGACGAGGCCATCAAGAAATCCGATCGTCCTGCATCGGCCACGATTTTCATTTCGTCTACGTCCAAGAAGGAAGACAAGGCTGAGCAGCCAGCGTCTAACGACGGCAATACAAGGTTTGAACTTATCGGTTCCGGCAACGCCCGCACGTGGATTGGCCTCAAGCATCACGACGAGGATGATGCATTCCTCAAAGAATCGAACATTTCTGTTGCAGGGACAAAGATGGTTTACAACACGAAGGACACAATCCTCGTGATTATCGGTGAACCTCGCGCTATCGCGAAGATGATCCTGAATGGTGTGGAAACTCCGCTCCCGGAAATGCAGTTTGGCCGCGTGACCCGTTTCCATGTGTATGACGGAAAAATTGTCCGCAGGGGTAACTGA
- the hisB gene encoding imidazoleglycerol-phosphate dehydratase HisB — translation MRISKISRKTSETSIELALNLDEAGRGKIDSGNAFLDHMLDLFQVHGGFRLDLTCKGDVEVDMHHSMEDIAIVLGQALVECLGDKKGIERYGFYFVPMDEALSRVCIDFSNRIGFVWNVQLPAAMAGGIEASMFEHFFKSLAENARMNLHVELFYGSDNHHCLESIFKAFARAVAMAVAPGRNKNAIPSSKGVL, via the coding sequence ATGCGAATTTCGAAAATTTCTCGCAAGACGAGCGAAACCTCCATTGAACTCGCTCTGAACTTGGATGAGGCCGGTCGCGGAAAGATTGATTCCGGCAATGCTTTTTTGGACCACATGCTCGATTTGTTCCAAGTCCATGGCGGATTCCGCTTGGATTTGACCTGCAAGGGCGACGTCGAAGTCGACATGCACCACAGCATGGAAGATATCGCCATTGTGCTCGGACAGGCACTGGTGGAATGCCTGGGCGACAAGAAGGGTATTGAACGTTACGGATTTTACTTTGTTCCAATGGACGAGGCCCTGAGCCGCGTTTGCATTGATTTCAGCAATCGCATTGGCTTTGTCTGGAATGTGCAACTCCCTGCCGCAATGGCTGGTGGTATTGAAGCGAGCATGTTTGAACACTTCTTCAAGAGCCTTGCCGAAAATGCCCGCATGAACTTGCATGTGGAACTGTTCTACGGTAGCGATAACCACCATTGCCTTGAATCGATTTTCAAGGCGTTTGCCCGCGCCGTGGCGATGGCTGTTGCTCCTGGCCGCAACAAGAATGCTATCCCCAGCAGTAAAGGTGTGCTTTAG
- a CDS encoding glycosyl hydrolase translates to MFIGKNIIIIGLGLAVAAFATKYEGESATVSEGAKIVNSGGDSGTGYADMQEGNISFEGVTAETAGKYQVTIHYKAPEFKANYIAVNGSTSGTVDFEEASTWKDVSTIVTLKAGTNTIALQKFWGWISVDYIDVEPYESAPFKLSAKPVTPNATESAVKLYSFLRENFGKKTISGIMTGDMSGFTLGADFKTHDDVKYIYTRTQKYPVIVGLDFLFATGPKANESWNKEYTDKAISIAKGLWKAGGIPAFTWHWKDPLDKEDAFYIQGADNGQGYTTFDFATGFKPGTTEWNTESAAYKGIVADIDHIADYFLELQKEGVAGIFRPLHEAGGKWFWWSINSGDQFAALYRLVYDRMVKVKGVKNMIWVFNPEGSTVTSWDPGSEYYDVLSIDIYNNANDHSSNASAFDKFKSASNGTKILALSENGPIPDVNNMHADEAVWSWWMPWYSTWSGTWPGQTKDAVWKSNMEDERIISLEDMPGWDKYTANISPDTTVTPPDTTVAPPDTTVTQPDTTVTSPDTTVTPPDSGKTHLATAPRLLGTATTIGIFDMNGHFMGKSVNALPQGRYVVRSKIQGSTVNTLYIKK, encoded by the coding sequence ATGTTTATTGGAAAAAACATCATAATCATCGGGCTCGGCTTGGCGGTGGCAGCTTTTGCCACCAAGTACGAAGGTGAATCGGCAACCGTTTCGGAAGGTGCCAAAATTGTCAACAGCGGTGGGGACTCGGGAACGGGTTACGCCGACATGCAGGAAGGCAACATTTCGTTTGAAGGCGTCACCGCGGAAACAGCCGGGAAATACCAAGTGACAATCCACTACAAGGCTCCTGAATTCAAAGCAAACTACATCGCCGTGAACGGTTCGACATCGGGCACCGTAGATTTCGAAGAAGCTTCCACTTGGAAGGACGTTTCGACAATTGTCACGCTCAAGGCAGGTACAAATACAATCGCCCTCCAGAAATTCTGGGGATGGATTAGCGTGGACTACATCGACGTGGAACCATACGAATCAGCCCCCTTCAAGCTTTCCGCAAAGCCGGTCACCCCCAACGCGACCGAGAGTGCGGTAAAGCTCTACAGTTTCCTGCGCGAAAACTTCGGCAAGAAGACCATCAGCGGCATCATGACCGGCGACATGAGCGGGTTCACGCTGGGGGCCGACTTCAAGACCCACGACGACGTGAAGTACATCTATACAAGGACCCAGAAATATCCCGTCATCGTCGGGCTGGATTTCTTGTTTGCAACCGGCCCCAAGGCCAACGAAAGCTGGAACAAGGAATACACCGACAAGGCGATTTCTATCGCAAAGGGTCTCTGGAAAGCCGGCGGCATACCCGCATTCACCTGGCACTGGAAAGACCCTCTCGACAAGGAAGACGCATTCTACATCCAGGGCGCCGATAACGGGCAGGGATACACGACCTTTGACTTCGCGACCGGATTCAAGCCCGGCACCACCGAATGGAACACCGAAAGCGCGGCCTACAAGGGAATCGTCGCCGACATCGACCACATCGCCGACTATTTCCTCGAACTGCAGAAAGAAGGCGTGGCAGGAATCTTCCGCCCCCTGCACGAAGCGGGCGGCAAGTGGTTCTGGTGGAGCATCAATTCGGGCGACCAGTTCGCCGCCCTCTATCGCCTTGTCTATGACCGCATGGTGAAAGTCAAGGGCGTGAAGAACATGATTTGGGTGTTCAACCCCGAAGGGAGCACCGTCACCTCCTGGGATCCGGGCAGCGAATACTACGATGTGCTTTCCATCGACATCTACAACAACGCAAATGACCATTCCAGCAACGCGAGCGCCTTCGACAAGTTCAAGAGCGCATCGAACGGCACGAAGATTCTCGCGCTCAGCGAAAACGGCCCCATCCCCGACGTGAACAACATGCACGCCGACGAAGCGGTATGGAGCTGGTGGATGCCGTGGTACAGCACCTGGAGCGGGACCTGGCCCGGACAGACCAAGGATGCCGTATGGAAAAGCAATATGGAAGACGAGCGCATCATCAGCCTCGAGGACATGCCCGGCTGGGACAAGTACACGGCGAATATCAGTCCTGATACGACCGTAACTCCGCCCGACACGACAGTAGCTCCGCCCGACACAACCGTAACACAGCCCGATACGACAGTAACATCGCCCGATACAACAGTAACGCCTCCCGACTCAGGCAAGACCCACCTCGCGACAGCACCGCGTCTGCTCGGGACAGCAACCACCATCGGAATTTTCGATATGAACGGCCACTTCATGGGCAAAAGCGTAAACGCACTGCCGCAGGGCCGCTACGTCGTCCGCTCCAAAATACAGGGTTCTACCGTGAACACACTGTACATCAAGAAATAG
- a CDS encoding TIGR02147 family protein: protein MFARNKINIFDYSDYRKFLREFYEVEKSLDPTFSYRVFATAVDMDASLLLKILQGKRHVSPKCIESFVQFFRFKEGKAEYFREMVAYGKAKNDEQVRRHFETLQKMRPLACRELDEARYRYFQQWFYPMIRSALDVFDYRGPQDAASLGDSCVPKLTATQVQGAVDALLQLGLAQKRKDGRIVPTEAHIKTKERWFSASISEYQQNIADLARRSIAETPREERDISTLTMALDSSQIEKIREILAETRKSIVNVVNAMPSKICDSVYQLNFQLFPMMKKVK, encoded by the coding sequence ATGTTTGCAAGGAACAAAATCAACATTTTCGACTATTCGGACTACCGCAAGTTCTTGCGGGAGTTTTACGAGGTTGAAAAGTCGTTAGACCCGACGTTCAGTTACCGCGTGTTCGCCACGGCGGTCGACATGGACGCGAGCCTGCTTCTCAAGATTTTGCAGGGCAAGCGCCACGTTTCCCCCAAATGCATTGAATCGTTCGTGCAGTTCTTCCGGTTCAAGGAAGGCAAGGCGGAATATTTCCGCGAGATGGTCGCCTACGGCAAAGCAAAAAACGACGAACAGGTCCGCCGGCATTTTGAAACTCTACAGAAAATGCGCCCGTTGGCTTGCCGCGAACTGGACGAGGCGCGCTATCGCTATTTCCAGCAGTGGTTCTACCCGATGATCCGCTCTGCGCTGGATGTCTTTGATTATCGCGGGCCGCAGGATGCAGCCTCCCTTGGGGATTCCTGTGTCCCGAAACTGACTGCAACCCAGGTGCAGGGCGCTGTGGACGCCTTGCTGCAACTCGGGCTTGCCCAAAAGCGGAAGGATGGCCGTATTGTGCCGACCGAGGCGCATATCAAGACCAAGGAACGCTGGTTCAGCGCTTCTATTAGCGAGTACCAGCAAAACATTGCCGACTTGGCCCGCCGCTCGATTGCTGAAACGCCCAGGGAAGAGCGCGATATCAGCACGCTCACGATGGCTCTGGATTCCTCCCAAATCGAAAAAATACGTGAAATTCTCGCTGAAACGCGCAAATCTATCGTAAATGTGGTGAATGCGATGCCGTCCAAGATTTGCGACAGCGTTTATCAGCTAAATTTCCAGTTGTTCCCGATGATGAAAAAGGTAAAATGA
- a CDS encoding phosphatidylglycerophosphatase A, with protein sequence MNSAELKEKYGKKRVPHEWRGTDKLTALIVTFFGSGMSPKAPGTMGSLAAAIVAYPLAILSSKYWFQYTHAINEQATGTRTYGLFLVAALIVFFASIPFVNKAMKDTGTKDPGWIVIDEVCGIFMSLAFIPAEIILAHPWILAIAFGLFRFFDILKPLGIHKMEKLPGAWGVMADDLLGGVYAGIVLTLGLILFFLFV encoded by the coding sequence ATGAATAGTGCTGAGTTGAAAGAAAAATACGGAAAGAAGCGCGTGCCGCACGAGTGGCGCGGGACCGACAAGCTCACCGCTCTTATCGTGACATTCTTTGGCTCGGGTATGTCGCCAAAAGCGCCCGGCACCATGGGAAGCTTGGCCGCCGCGATTGTCGCCTACCCCTTGGCCATCCTGAGTTCCAAATACTGGTTCCAGTACACTCACGCCATCAACGAGCAGGCCACCGGAACCCGCACATACGGGCTTTTCCTCGTCGCAGCCCTCATCGTATTCTTCGCCTCCATCCCGTTCGTGAACAAAGCGATGAAGGACACCGGCACCAAAGACCCTGGCTGGATTGTGATAGACGAAGTCTGCGGCATCTTCATGAGCCTCGCGTTCATCCCGGCCGAAATCATCCTCGCCCACCCTTGGATTCTTGCCATTGCATTCGGACTGTTCCGCTTTTTCGATATTCTCAAGCCGCTTGGCATCCATAAAATGGAAAAACTCCCCGGAGCTTGGGGAGTCATGGCCGACGACCTTTTAGGTGGCGTCTATGCGGGAATCGTACTTACGCTTGGATTGATTCTTTTCTTCTTATTTGTTTAA
- the hflX gene encoding GTPase HflX has product MKQITEHKPEKERCILVGISTPKVRPWLAGEQLAELGRLAETAGAEVVQSFLQRVQNFSPATLIGEGKVNEVKRALEEQHAKMVVFDDDLSGSQVRNLEQRLPGIKVLDRTGLILDIFAKHAITAESRLMVEVAQLQYMMPRLTGAWTHLCRQHNGGIGTKGPGETQLETDRRMIRKRIQELKKKLEKIEEARESQANKRNDIFQVGIVGYTNAGKSTLTNRLTGADVYVEDKLFATLDSTTRKLYLDGENIILSDTVGFIRKLPHNLIETFKSTLGVAAHADCILEVVDGSAPDYREHLEVTHKTLEGIISKDTPRIRVFNKAEICDEARRSELRENYPEAIQVSAKENIGMERLKNAFKEQLKIWKKKREAQAEKIKEVVESPWPLHPAESISDKSNEQRAVSDER; this is encoded by the coding sequence ATGAAGCAAATAACAGAGCACAAACCCGAAAAAGAGCGCTGCATTCTCGTAGGCATTTCGACACCCAAGGTACGTCCGTGGCTTGCCGGAGAACAGCTCGCGGAGCTGGGAAGGCTCGCCGAAACCGCTGGAGCAGAGGTGGTGCAGAGCTTTTTGCAACGCGTACAGAACTTTAGCCCGGCAACGCTTATCGGCGAAGGCAAGGTAAACGAGGTCAAGCGCGCCCTCGAAGAACAACACGCCAAGATGGTCGTGTTCGACGATGACCTTTCGGGTTCCCAAGTGAGAAATCTGGAACAGCGCCTGCCCGGAATCAAGGTGCTCGACCGTACGGGCCTCATCCTCGACATTTTCGCAAAGCACGCCATCACGGCAGAAAGCCGCCTGATGGTGGAAGTCGCGCAGCTGCAGTACATGATGCCGCGGCTCACCGGTGCGTGGACGCACCTATGCCGCCAGCACAATGGCGGCATAGGCACCAAGGGGCCGGGTGAGACGCAGCTCGAAACCGACCGCCGCATGATTCGCAAGCGCATCCAGGAACTCAAGAAAAAACTCGAGAAAATCGAGGAGGCCCGCGAAAGCCAGGCGAACAAACGCAACGACATTTTCCAGGTCGGCATTGTCGGCTATACAAACGCAGGCAAGTCCACGCTCACAAACCGCCTTACCGGCGCCGACGTCTATGTAGAAGACAAGCTGTTCGCGACCCTCGACAGCACCACGCGCAAGCTCTACCTCGACGGGGAAAACATCATCCTCTCCGATACGGTGGGCTTTATCCGCAAGCTGCCGCACAACCTCATCGAGACTTTCAAGAGCACGCTCGGGGTCGCTGCGCACGCCGACTGCATCCTCGAAGTTGTGGACGGCTCTGCCCCCGATTATCGCGAGCACCTGGAAGTGACGCACAAGACACTCGAAGGCATTATCAGCAAAGACACTCCGCGCATCCGCGTGTTCAACAAGGCCGAAATCTGCGACGAAGCGCGCCGCTCGGAACTTCGCGAGAACTACCCGGAAGCCATCCAGGTGAGCGCCAAGGAAAACATCGGCATGGAAAGGCTGAAGAACGCTTTCAAGGAACAGCTGAAAATTTGGAAAAAGAAGCGCGAGGCCCAGGCCGAAAAAATCAAGGAAGTCGTGGAATCGCCCTGGCCGTTACACCCTGCCGAAAGCATCTCGGACAAGAGCAATGAGCAACGAGCGGTGAGCGATGAGCGATGA
- a CDS encoding radical SAM protein: MLLNQVKREWIPFENRLLAIHVPTGAWVLLDKSYKDVVEEMEKTSDIESVINKFPNLSQSEILDILKALQENEFRIQETINNVRKDRDSNTLPTLAVVKLTEQCNLNCSYCYIDAESKKTCKMSEKIAFQVADEYLEMHKNDERMINYAFHGGEPLLNFDLMKKVAEYVKPYRDKLDLAIQTNGTLINDEIAEFFKKYDVKVGISIDGPQFIQDASRHYLGGKGSFEQVMRGINILRKHDVHFGTISVLNGLNAKHMNETLDFFIENKINTLSFSPIQKNGRGKDESNYYVDGDTIFEAYKIIFERIVAHNKNHAKNEWVSERVLSNFVQSIYLNQKKFMCMNSPCGASRKILGIDVHGNLYACDNFTGDKDFLMGALDKGHIKDQILNSPVRKKAESRCVEKLKRCKNCTWQGLCGGLCYSEEYYSGIKEEDETEVCSFNKKIIPFLIEKIAEDPSIPYIIDPEIENKKTRNIFISLEPYNNDVMDVELLGALLNTHNINDTCLLHIGIDKISHCAEFSKILELLKERYVTYDIITNDETIASDDIYNLLVKSNIQAVQLDFTTDGKSINPLIKKFTECRKDKECNIPLYISLVHSPDSMEKILSDLESLELGEKDIIILSNSSDTEKDIETLNILLITLNEKGLSQQVKLSSIGEDKLWKKNLVFLLNKTGDDTSCLQIGLDCLAGKTLEQAPPNII; this comes from the coding sequence ATGCTTTTAAATCAAGTAAAAAGAGAATGGATTCCTTTTGAGAACCGACTATTGGCGATTCACGTTCCAACTGGAGCATGGGTCCTCCTTGACAAATCTTACAAAGATGTCGTCGAAGAAATGGAAAAGACATCCGACATCGAGAGTGTCATAAACAAGTTCCCAAATCTATCACAATCAGAAATTTTAGATATTCTTAAAGCACTACAAGAAAACGAATTCCGCATACAAGAAACAATAAATAACGTACGTAAGGATAGAGATTCAAACACATTACCTACTTTGGCTGTCGTAAAACTAACAGAGCAGTGTAACTTAAATTGTTCTTACTGTTACATAGATGCGGAAAGCAAAAAAACTTGCAAGATGTCTGAAAAAATTGCATTCCAAGTTGCCGATGAATATTTGGAGATGCACAAAAATGACGAACGAATGATTAATTACGCATTTCATGGAGGAGAACCATTATTAAACTTTGATTTAATGAAAAAGGTCGCGGAATATGTAAAACCTTATCGCGATAAATTAGACCTAGCCATTCAAACAAACGGGACATTGATTAATGACGAAATTGCAGAGTTCTTCAAAAAATACGATGTAAAAGTCGGCATAAGCATTGATGGCCCTCAGTTCATTCAAGATGCATCAAGACATTACCTTGGTGGTAAAGGTTCTTTTGAACAGGTAATGCGAGGAATAAATATTCTTAGAAAGCACGATGTTCACTTTGGAACCATATCCGTACTGAATGGCCTGAATGCAAAACACATGAACGAAACTCTTGATTTTTTTATAGAAAACAAGATCAATACTTTATCATTCTCTCCCATCCAAAAAAACGGCCGCGGAAAAGACGAATCCAATTATTATGTGGATGGAGACACAATATTTGAGGCTTACAAAATCATTTTTGAACGAATTGTGGCTCACAATAAGAATCACGCAAAGAACGAATGGGTTTCGGAACGCGTTTTGAGTAATTTCGTTCAAAGCATTTATTTAAATCAAAAGAAATTCATGTGCATGAACTCACCTTGTGGAGCCTCTCGTAAAATACTCGGAATAGACGTTCACGGAAATCTTTACGCTTGCGACAATTTTACCGGCGACAAGGATTTCTTGATGGGGGCCCTAGACAAGGGACATATAAAAGACCAAATTCTCAATAGTCCGGTCAGAAAAAAGGCGGAATCCCGCTGCGTAGAAAAACTAAAACGATGCAAAAATTGCACATGGCAAGGGCTGTGCGGAGGACTCTGCTATTCAGAAGAGTACTATTCTGGAATCAAGGAAGAAGACGAAACAGAAGTCTGCTCATTCAACAAAAAAATAATTCCATTCTTGATAGAAAAAATAGCCGAAGATCCAAGTATTCCATATATAATTGACCCAGAAATCGAAAATAAAAAAACACGCAACATTTTCATTTCTTTGGAACCATACAACAACGATGTCATGGATGTTGAACTATTAGGAGCACTCCTCAACACCCACAACATCAACGACACATGCTTACTCCATATTGGAATCGACAAGATAAGTCATTGCGCCGAATTCTCTAAAATTCTTGAACTTTTAAAAGAGAGATATGTCACTTACGACATCATCACCAATGATGAAACTATTGCCAGTGATGACATATACAATTTACTCGTAAAATCAAATATCCAAGCGGTCCAACTTGATTTTACAACAGACGGCAAAAGCATAAACCCGCTAATCAAAAAATTCACTGAATGCCGTAAGGACAAGGAATGCAATATTCCTTTATACATCTCTTTGGTTCATTCTCCAGATTCTATGGAGAAAATCCTTTCAGATTTAGAAAGTCTAGAACTAGGCGAAAAAGATATAATCATCTTGTCAAACTCAAGCGATACCGAAAAAGACATCGAAACATTGAACATTCTCCTCATTACCCTCAACGAAAAGGGGCTTTCACAGCAGGTCAAGCTTTCGTCTATCGGCGAAGATAAACTGTGGAAAAAGAACCTCGTATTCCTCTTGAACAAAACTGGAGATGACACGTCTTGCCTACAAATCGGGCTAGATTGCCTAGCAGGGAAAACGCTTGAACAAGCACCACCCAATATCATCTAG
- a CDS encoding ABC transporter permease subunit — MKFRLSTETLNRLKRFRKNKRAFWSLVVLVVAYLLSLTSPWTVNDEPLYLKYNGKSYFPAFARYSDADFGGDYQTEADYAKIFAEVRECEEDAAEGFTRAGGCPETWAIMPPIAHDPLKADLSEDGTPPFAPSARHWLGTDSNGRDVLSRLIHGFRICISFSLLLTILGTFLGIVIGGIQGYLGKFWDTGMQRMIEIWSSLPMLYVVILIGSIYGRSFWLLILIMAAFNWISLSYYMRAEFLKLRSMTYVQSAKVLGLGHRHIFFKEILPNALTPVVTLFPFTLIGGIGSLTSLDFLGFGLQPPTPSWGELMSQGLNNLYAPWISVSTVAALFVTLLLTTFVGEGVRDAMDPKSGDRYV, encoded by the coding sequence ATGAAATTTCGCCTTTCGACAGAGACTTTGAACCGCCTGAAGCGCTTCCGCAAGAACAAGCGTGCGTTCTGGTCCCTTGTCGTCCTTGTGGTGGCGTACCTGCTCTCGCTTACCAGCCCCTGGACGGTGAACGACGAACCCCTTTATTTAAAGTACAACGGTAAGTCCTATTTCCCGGCGTTTGCGCGTTACAGCGATGCGGATTTTGGCGGGGATTACCAGACGGAAGCCGATTACGCGAAGATTTTTGCCGAAGTGCGCGAGTGCGAGGAAGATGCTGCCGAGGGCTTTACCCGTGCCGGTGGTTGCCCCGAGACCTGGGCGATTATGCCGCCCATTGCACACGATCCCTTGAAAGCGGACTTGAGCGAAGACGGAACGCCCCCGTTTGCTCCGAGTGCAAGGCACTGGCTCGGCACCGACAGCAACGGCCGCGACGTGCTTTCTCGCCTGATTCACGGTTTCCGCATTTGCATCAGCTTCAGCCTCCTGTTGACCATCCTCGGGACTTTTCTTGGAATTGTCATTGGTGGCATCCAGGGCTACCTGGGCAAATTCTGGGACACGGGTATGCAGCGTATGATTGAAATTTGGTCGTCGTTGCCGATGCTTTACGTGGTCATCCTTATCGGCAGCATTTATGGTCGAAGTTTTTGGCTCCTGATTCTCATCATGGCGGCGTTCAACTGGATTTCGCTCAGCTACTACATGCGCGCGGAATTCCTGAAGTTGCGCAGCATGACTTACGTGCAGTCGGCGAAGGTGCTGGGCTTGGGCCACCGCCATATCTTTTTCAAGGAAATTTTGCCGAATGCGCTCACTCCCGTAGTGACGCTTTTCCCGTTTACGCTTATTGGCGGTATCGGGAGCCTCACTTCGCTGGACTTCCTTGGTTTTGGCCTGCAACCGCCCACACCGAGCTGGGGCGAACTCATGAGCCAGGGACTCAATAATTTGTATGCACCGTGGATTTCGGTGAGTACGGTTGCCGCTTTGTTCGTAACGCTTTTGTTGACCACCTTCGTTGGCGAGGGCGTGCGCGATGCCATGGACCCCAAATCGGGAGATCGTTATGTCTAA
- a CDS encoding patatin family protein has translation MRGLFTCGVLDLFMEKGIEFDGAVGISAGACFGCNLKSRQPGRALRYNLRFAGDKRYCSFRSLFKTGDIYNADFCYHKIPQELDPFDFDTLKKNPMEFYMGVTDVETGEAAFPQLVDGCDKDLEWMRASASMPLAAKIVEIDGGKYMDGGIADSIPLQFMQSKGYDRNVVILTQPRNYVKKPNSLMPLIRLVYRKYPNFVRAVACRHEMYNAETRYIFEQEKAGNALVICPDAPLGISRIEKKGAELQRVYDMGRNIAERRLDEITEFLSKG, from the coding sequence ATGCGCGGACTTTTTACCTGCGGCGTTCTCGACCTTTTTATGGAAAAGGGGATTGAGTTTGACGGCGCGGTAGGTATTTCTGCCGGAGCCTGCTTCGGATGCAACCTCAAGTCCCGCCAGCCGGGGCGTGCTTTGCGCTACAATCTGCGCTTTGCGGGCGACAAGCGGTATTGCAGTTTCCGTTCCCTTTTCAAGACGGGCGACATCTACAATGCCGATTTCTGCTACCACAAAATCCCGCAAGAACTGGATCCGTTTGATTTCGATACGCTCAAGAAAAATCCGATGGAATTCTACATGGGCGTGACGGATGTCGAGACAGGCGAGGCGGCGTTCCCGCAGCTTGTTGACGGATGCGACAAGGACTTGGAATGGATGCGCGCTTCGGCCTCGATGCCCCTGGCCGCGAAGATCGTGGAGATTGATGGCGGCAAGTATATGGACGGAGGCATTGCCGATTCCATCCCGCTGCAGTTCATGCAATCAAAGGGCTACGACCGCAATGTGGTCATATTGACGCAACCCAGAAATTACGTGAAAAAGCCCAACAGCCTCATGCCGCTGATACGCTTAGTTTATAGGAAATATCCGAATTTTGTCCGTGCGGTGGCATGCCGGCACGAGATGTACAACGCCGAGACTCGCTATATATTTGAACAGGAAAAGGCGGGGAATGCCTTGGTGATTTGCCCTGACGCTCCGCTGGGCATCAGCCGTATCGAGAAGAAAGGCGCTGAACTGCAGCGCGTGTACGACATGGGAAGGAATATTGCGGAACGTCGCCTAGACGAAATTACGGAATTTCTTTCGAAGGGTTGA